The following is a genomic window from Capnocytophaga stomatis.
TTCAATAATAAATTAGAAAAATTTTGGAACTATTGGAATGATTTGAGTAATAAATACAAAGGAAGTCAAAAGTATTGTGAGGCATTTAATTCGGTGGGTAGAGACCATTATATTAACGGTTCACACGGGTTGGCGTCAAGTGCTGCTCACCGAATAGACCACGGTATTGCTTTAGGATACAAATGGGCAAGTGAAAATTGGCAGATATATCCTAAAGAAATGATACAGTCTGATTCTCCGATGTCTAAACTTAGTTTTACTCCTACGTATCGCCCCATAACGGTGGTAGGGCATAGTCAAGGAGCAGCAATGGGAACAGGAGTAGCGTTGGGAATTATGTATTATGCCAAAGAGATTGGTTGGGATAAAATAGCTTTGAATGTTATCTATTTAGGGGTAAATCAGCCACAAGGACTTCACGGGGAAGAATATGAAAACTTAATTCACGACAAAAAAAATGTTTATGATTTAGATGCTATTATGATTAATTGGGGAGAAAAAGAACAGGAAGGAAAACTTTTGGATGTTATAGCCCAATTATTTTCACCAAGATACGGAAAACTACATAAAAAACGAGGCATTTATGAACATTTGAAAGCAATCTTAGCCGATTGGGAGGCTTATAAATCGCGTTGTGTACAGTTTACTTTTTCCAACGACCGTGGCGATATGGTTATCCGTGATGGCGATATTCCCGAGATAAAAAGTGCTTGCGACCCCAATAGGAACACTGATGCCTTTCATTTACACTATGTAGGGCGAACAGTTTCTGCTAAAAGTGACAAGGGAACTTCCAAAATGAAACACAAACAATTGGGCTATGACGGAGGTTTTATGAAATGGTATGATTATATGGCAAACCGTCGTTTTAATACCCTTAAAGAAAACGAAGTGCCTCCAAAGAATGCTCCCAAAGATTACAAACCCAAAAAGAAAGGCGACATAGAGGAGTGGGGAGACTATGACTCTGTGGCAACGGCTTGTATGATGGCTTTTGACAGATATGTAAAAAATAAGGTAGCGTATGAACGTTTGTATGGGCGATTTGATATAGCCTCAATGCTTAAAAAAACCAGAGAAACGGCTGCCGATTTGGCTACCGTAGGTTGGGATATCGTTGGGGAAGTTTTCTCAGTACGGGAACAAACCGCATATGAAAAGTTATTGAGAGTATTGCTTCCGGGTGTTTATGTAGGTAAAAAAGTAGGAAAAGTTATTCATAATAAAATAGAAAGGACTAGTGCTTGGAAAGAACAAGTAAAAAGTTTTGTGATAACATATACCTACTATATAGAATACCTCAGGCGGTATGCCTCGTTAGACTCGGCACAGTTGTACGCTCACTTTGCTCCTGTGGCGTATATTAACTATGAAGAAATGCTGACGGACTTTCCGAATGCACCCAAAGGAACTGATGCAAAAAAAGAAACCATTTTTGACCGAATTAACAAAGCCGGTGAAGATATTTTTTATAGAATTGATGAACAGAAAGTAAGTAAAGATTCAAACGGGAAAGAATATCAAACTTTTAAAAAGAAAAAAGAAGCCTATGAATCTGCAATGAAAGAAATAGAAAGCTGTTTAATATCCACTTCGGTCATTGATACACCTTATATTCATAACGTGATCAAGGCGTATGTCAAAAATGATAAAGAAGTGTTAAAAGAATTATATAAAGAGCCTAAGTATGTTTCACCCAAACAAAAGCGAAATGAAAAGAAATAAAAAATTACTGATAGTATTGATAGTTTTGATATGCAATCCTATTTCTTTGATAGCGATAGGATATGGTATTTATAAGGTACGCAAAAATGTAAAAAACAAACAAGAACAAGAATATTTACAACAAAAGGAAGAAGATATGCAAGATTTGGATAAAAAATACAAATTTTTACACGAAAATCCGGGAAGTAAAAACTACGAAGTGGTGGAATTGATACCACGAAATCAAAAATTATATAAACTTAGATTGGACACCATTGGAAAAAAACTTTTAATTTCAGGTGTTCCTTATGAAGAGTGGCGAGAAGGGGACGATGGTGCCTATACATCTATCAAAACAGATTTTGAAGGGAATATCTTGGGGTATCCTGATGGGGGGGGGGCATATTTATTAAATGATGGAACTATTTTAGATGAAGACAAAGGGTATAATAATTCGTTTGTTAGCGATAATACAACGTGGTATCCTCTAATACAACTCCCTTTTCAGTTTGATTATGCTTATTACACAGAGGAGTACAAACGTTATGTCCATCAAGATTATGATAAATGGTTTAAGGTATTTAAAGAGTTATATGATAAAGCAGAATATGTTTATATAGGATTAGGATATTTTTTTAAATATCGTGGCAAATGGTATTGGATGATGTATCCTTCCAAAAGGAATGGTTTTGATGATGATGCCGCTTATCAAAGACGAAAAGCATTTGAAGCCCAATACCCTGCTCGCGAGTCAGCCTCACGATTTACGGAAGACGTTCCTGTTATTGACCCCTTTTACTATACAGAACGTGACACGATTCGTTATGCTGTTGAGATACAGCACACTCTTACTGAGGTAGAAAAGAAAGGTACCACCTATCGTCCTATCAGTTATGCGGCGGGTTATTTTTATTATACGATACAAATGAGTCCTACGGATACTATTTATGTAAAACGTTATTCGGCTTATACTCCTGGCACTCGCATTATCCAAATTCCGTATAATATGGGAGGTCAAGGCAGCAATGTGTTATTTATAGACCAAATTCCCAACGAGTTATATCCTGATAAATCGTATGGCGGATTGTATGTGATTCGCCCAAGAAAGAAAAAGTAGCGGTATATTTTTTTTGTTGTAAAGAGCCAAAATAAAAGCGAAATGAAAAGAAATAAAAAATTACTGATAGTATTGATAGTTTTGATATGCAATCCTATTTCTTTGATAGCGATAGGATATGGTATTTATAAGGTACGCAAAAATGTAAAAAACAAACAAGAACAAGAATATTTACAACAAAAGGAAGAAGATATGCAAGATTTGGATAAAAAATACAAATTTTTACACGAAAATCCGGGAAGTAAAAACTACGAGGTGGTAGAATTGATACCAAGAGGTCAAAAATTACGAAGATTTAGGGTTGATACTATCGGGAAGAAATTATTAATATCAGGAGAGCCTTATGAAGAATGGCGGGAAGGAGATAAAGATTCCTACACTTACATCAAGACAGACTTTGAGGGGAATATACTCAATCACCCGTATGGAGGTGGAGAGTTGTTAAAAGATGGAACTATATTAAGTTACGATAATGGAATTTATTGTAATTCTATTGTAAATGATGATATGACCTTATATCCGTTAATTCAGTTGCCTTTTGAGTTTAAGATAGGATATTATACCGAAGAATACAAACGCTATGTTCATCAAGATTTAGATGAATGGTTTAAAGTGTTTAAAGACTTGTATGACAAGGCGGAATATGTACATATGGAATTTGGTAATTATTTTTTGAAATATCGAGGCAAATGGTATTGGATGATGTATCCTTCCAAAAGAAACGGGTTTAAAGATAAAGCTGCTCGGGAAAGACGAAAAGCCTTTGAAGCCCAATATCCGGCACGCGAGCCAGCCTCACGATTTACAGAAAAAATACCCAGAACAGACCCCTTTTACTATACAGAACGTGACACGATTCGTTATGCTGTTGAGATACAGCACACTCTTACTGAGGTAGAAAAGAAAGGTACCACCTATCGTCCTATCAGTTATGCGGCGGGTTATTTTTATTATACGATACAAATGAGTCCTACGGATACTATTTATGTAAAACGTTATTCGGCTTATACTCCTGGCACTCGCATTATCCAAATTCCGTATAATATGGGAGGTCAAGGCAGCAATGTGTTATTTATAGACCAAATTCCCAACGAGTTATATCCTGATAAATCGTATGGCGGATTGTATGTGATTCGCCCAAGAAAGAAAAAGTAGCGGTATATTTTTTTTGTTGTAAAGAGCCAAAATAAAAGCGAAATGAAAAGAAATAAAAAATTACTGATAGTATTGATAGTTTTGATATGCAATCCTATTTCTTTGATAGCGATAGGATATGGTATTTATAAGGTACGCAAAAATGTAAAAAACAAACAAGAACAAGAATATTTACAACAAAAACAAGAAGATATGCAAGAGTTAGATAAACAATACAAGTTTTTACACGAAAATCCGGGAAGTAAAAACTACGAAGTGGTGGAATTGATACCACGTACACAGAAGTTAAAGTCTTTTGAAATAGATACTATTGGAAAAAAATTATTAATAGTAGGCAATCCTTATGAGGAGTGGCGAGAAGGGGACGATGACGCATATAGTTTTATCAAGACAGACTTTGAGGGGAATATACTCAATCACCCGTATGGAGGTGGGGAAATGCTAAAAGATGGAACTATACTAAGTTCTGGCAATGGAATTTATTGTAATTCCATTGTAGATGATGATATGACCTTATATCCATTAATTCAGTTGCCTTTTTCTTTCAACACAGACTATTGGACAGAAGAATATAAAGCCTATATGCACCAAGATTTAGATGAATGGTTTAAAGTGTTTAAAGACTTGTATGACAAGGCGGAATATGTACATATGGAATTTGGAGAGTATTTTTTGAAGTATCGTGGTAAATGGTATTGGATGATGTATCCTTCCAAAAGAAACGGGTTTAAAGATAAAGCTGCTCGGGAAAGACGAAAAGCCTTTGAAGCCCAATACCCTGCACGCGAGCCAGCCTCACGATTTACAGAAAAAATACCCAGAACAGACCCCTTTTACTATACAGAACGTGACACGATTCGTTATGCTGTTGAGATACAGCACACTCTTACTGAGGTAGAAAAGAAAGGTACCACCTATCGTCCTATCAGTTATGCAGCGGGTTATTTTTATTATACGATACAAATGAGTCCTACGGATACTATTTATGTAAAACGTTATTCGGCTTATACTCCTGGCACTCGCATTATCCAAATTCCGTATAATATGGGAGGTCAAGGCAGCAATGTGTTATTTATAGACCAAATTCCCAACGAGTTATATCCTGATAAATCGTATGGCGGATTGTATGTGATTCGCCCAAGAAAGAAAAAGTAGTGGTATATTTTTTTGTTGTAAAGAGCCAAAATAAAAGCAAAATGAAAAGAAATAAAAAATTACTGATAGTATTAATAGTTTTGATATGCAATCCTATTTCTTTGATAGCGATAGGATATGGTATTTATAAGGTACGCAAAAATGTAAAAAACAAACAAGAACAAGAATATTTACAACAAAAGGAAGAAGATATGCAAGATTTGGATAAAAAATACAAATTTTTACACGAAAATCCGGGAAGTAAAAACTACGAGGTGGTAGAATTGATACCAAGAGGTCAAAAATTACGAAGATTTAGGGTCGATACTATCGGGAAGAAATTATTAATATCAGGAGAGCCTTATGAAGAATGGCGGGAAGGAGATAAAGATTTCTACACTTACATTAAGACAGACTTTGAGGGGAATATACTCAATCATCCGTATGGAGGTGGAG
Proteins encoded in this region:
- a CDS encoding DUF4280 domain-containing protein, whose translation is MANKYVSEGAELRCNSGSKTSKLQVTSQNKVKLEGKYQATEKDKTLMGNFGSCSLCNGNTCVPSLQKWKITSNKPTTSKASLLLENSYIQCSVGGIIEITNPNQKTLKEGGGDDELDKYYPVLKGDVIFVNGYHSNPLENWEQTLYNAILDKVHEEGEGLQGESVNEHNHTDANDMFTNRELRDVLPENARQDKIEQELKRQNPTKKRYLQKIETIVNSTEFVNTFPDYWNPIVFPKIKEFVLKKIQNLEKEKLAFNNKLEKFWNYWNDLSNKYKGSQKYCEAFNSVGRDHYINGSHGLASSAAHRIDHGIALGYKWASENWQIYPKEMIQSDSPMSKLSFTPTYRPITVVGHSQGAAMGTGVALGIMYYAKEIGWDKIALNVIYLGVNQPQGLHGEEYENLIHDKKNVYDLDAIMINWGEKEQEGKLLDVIAQLFSPRYGKLHKKRGIYEHLKAILADWEAYKSRCVQFTFSNDRGDMVIRDGDIPEIKSACDPNRNTDAFHLHYVGRTVSAKSDKGTSKMKHKQLGYDGGFMKWYDYMANRRFNTLKENEVPPKNAPKDYKPKKKGDIEEWGDYDSVATACMMAFDRYVKNKVAYERLYGRFDIASMLKKTRETAADLATVGWDIVGEVFSVREQTAYEKLLRVLLPGVYVGKKVGKVIHNKIERTSAWKEQVKSFVITYTYYIEYLRRYASLDSAQLYAHFAPVAYINYEEMLTDFPNAPKGTDAKKETIFDRINKAGEDIFYRIDEQKVSKDSNGKEYQTFKKKKEAYESAMKEIESCLISTSVIDTPYIHNVIKAYVKNDKEVLKELYKEPKYVSPKQKRNEKK